A portion of the Candidatus Neomarinimicrobiota bacterium genome contains these proteins:
- a CDS encoding antitoxin produces the protein MTKLDKYEQEILRSYENDEWESVPDLEKRKLELQEYARETLRKDKRVNIRITGRDLRQLQRIALREGLPYQTLISSILHKYVNGVPIQ, from the coding sequence ATGACTAAACTAGATAAATATGAACAAGAGATTCTTAGATCATATGAAAATGATGAATGGGAATCAGTTCCAGACCTTGAAAAAAGGAAACTCGAGCTACAGGAATATGCTAGAGAAACCCTACGTAAGGATAAAAGAGTAAATATTCGTATTACTGGACGGGATCTAAGGCAGTTACAACGTATTGCTTTACGTGAAGGTCTTCCCTACCAGACCCTAATTTCGAGCATTTTACACAAATATGTTAACGGCGTTCCAATTCAGTAA
- a CDS encoding type II toxin-antitoxin system Phd/YefM family antitoxin: MLNNLWQLQEAKNKFSSLVDKAKNSGPQIVTKHGEEAVVVLDISEYKKLLKPKMNLVQFFQNSPLATDDLNLERNKELPREIAL; this comes from the coding sequence TTGTTAAACAACTTATGGCAATTACAGGAAGCTAAGAACAAATTCAGTAGCTTAGTGGATAAGGCTAAAAACTCAGGACCACAAATCGTCACCAAACACGGAGAAGAAGCTGTGGTCGTTCTGGATATTTCAGAATACAAAAAACTACTCAAACCTAAAATGAATCTTGTACAGTTTTTCCAAAATTCGCCACTTGCAACAGATGATCTTAATCTAGAGCGAAATAAAGAATTACCTCGTGAGATTGCGCTATGA